Proteins from a single region of Macrotis lagotis isolate mMagLag1 chromosome 2, bilby.v1.9.chrom.fasta, whole genome shotgun sequence:
- the LOC141511625 gene encoding keratin, type II cytoskeletal 74-like, which yields MSRQLGLKSGGERNDFSGYSAILPRKVGGSSSSYQSGVKGAGTSFGSRSLYSVGATRRMPLNITGGIRTGGYGFGHGAGYGGARATGFAGSIFGNVSLGPVCPSLCPPGGIHQVTINKSLLAPLNVELDPEIQKVRTQEREQIKALNNKFASFIDKVRFLEQQNQVLETKWNLLQQLDLSNCKKSLEPIFEGYIGNLRRQVDTLSGDKLRLDSELRNMRDLVEDFKKRYEMEINRRTAAENEFVLLKKDADAAYTIKVELQAKVESLDKEIKFLKCLHDAEIAQIQTHASETSVILSMNNNRDLDLDSIIDEVRNQYEEIALKSKSDAESLYQSKIQELQLVAGRHGDDLKHTKNEISELNRLIQRLRCEIGNVKKQCSNLETAIADAEQRGDCALKDARAKLDELEGALHSAKEELARLLRDYQELMSTKLALDVEIATYRKLLEGEECRMSGENPSSVSISVISSSSGSNYGYRPSSISASYGSGIRANTSNSSRGVETKGEGVGDLKNSLIKTSSASSPAKKTTR from the exons ATGAGCCGGCAGCTGGGCCTGAAGTCTGGTGGTGAGAGGAATGACTTCAGTGGATATTCTGCAATTTTGCCACGGAAAGTAGGGGGCAGTTCATCTTCCTATCAGTCAGGGGTCAAAGGGGCTGGAACTAGTTTTGGCAGCCGGAGTCTCTACAGTGTAGGGGCCACTCGTCGCATGCCTCTCAATATTACTGGGGGTATTCGAACAGGGGGATATGGCTTTGGACATGGGGCTGGCTATGGAGGGGCCAGGGCTACTGGCTTTGCAGGAAGTATCTTTGGCAACGTATCCCTGGGGCCTGTGTGCCCATCACTGTGCCCACCTGGGGGCATACACCAGGTAACCATCAACAAGAGCCTCTTGGCTCCCCTCAATGTGGAGCTGGACCCTGAAATTCAGAAAGTGAGGACCCAGGAGCGAGAGCAGATCAAGGCTCTTAACAACAAGTTTGCCTCCTTCATCGACAAG GTGAGGTTCCTGGAGCAGCAGAACCAGGTTCTGGAGACCAAATGGAACCTGCTTCAGCAGCTGGACCTGAGCAACTGCAAGAAGAGCTTAGAGCCCATCTTTGAGGGCTACATTGGCAACCTGAGGAGGCAGGTGGACACCCTGTCAGGGGACAAGTTGAGACTGGACTCTGAGCTGAGGAACATGAGGGATTTGGTGGAGGACTTCAAAAAGAG GTATGAGATGGAGATTAATAGGCGCACAGCAGCTGAGAATGAGTTTGTTCTTCTCAAAAAG GATGCTGATGCTGCCTATACTATCAAGGTAGAGCTACAGGCCAAGGTGGAATCTCTAGACAAGGAGATCAAGTTCTTAAAATGTTTGCATGATGCG GAGATTGCCCAGATCCAGACTCATGCAAGTGAAACCTCTGTCATCTTATCCATGAACAATAACCGTGACCTGGACCTTGATAGCATCATTGATGAGGTCCGCAATCAGTATGAAGAAATTGCTCTAAAGAGCAAATCAGATGCTGAAAGCTTGTACCAGAGCAAG ATCCAGGAGCTGCAACTGGTTGCTGGTCGGCATGGGGATGACCTCAAACACACAAAGAATGAGATCTCAGAGCTGAATCGTCTCATCCAGAGACTTCGCTGTGAGATTGGCAACGTAAAAAAGCAG TGCTCCAACCTGGAGACGGCCATTGCAGATGCTGAGCAGAGGGGTGACTGTGCCCTGAAAGATGCCAGGGCCAAGCTGGATGAACTGGAGGGTGCGCTGCATAGTGCCAAGGAGGAGCTGGCCCGTCTGCTGAGGGACTATCAGGAATTGATGAGCACTAAACTTGCTTTGGATGTGGAGATTGCTACCTATAGAAAGCTTCTGGAGGGAGAAGAGTGCAG GATGTCTGGTGAGAATCCCTCCTCTGTGAGCATCT CGGTGATCAGTAGCAGCAGCGGGAGTAACTATGGCTACCGACCCAGTTCAATCAGTGCCAGCTATGGCAGTGGTATTAGGGCAAATACCTCTAACAGTTCCCGAGGTGTTGAAACCAAAGGCGAAGGAGTGGGTGACCTCAAAAACTCCTTGATCAAGACCTCCTCAGCCAGCTCCCCGGCCAAGAAAACTACCCGATAA